A window from Brachyhypopomus gauderio isolate BG-103 chromosome 6, BGAUD_0.2, whole genome shotgun sequence encodes these proteins:
- the pex1 gene encoding peroxisomal ATPase PEX1 isoform X2: MLGSYGVQPIILAFNNSKNCFLHLSANVVTQLCLQENQVLELSCGLERPVFLSWTKGRTSSQEHRVELSRQLGETLGFQEGKQGSLRPCHQVQSVHQVFVEPLSSDDWEILELHSTSLEQHLLDQIRIVFSDGVFPVWVDQRTVIYIKIISLSPSVPYGRLERYTELVVSPKFPRGGKQIPHVTTVGPDPSSPVQQREQNCDLTSTSSITTDSLHESFNNRAGHWGGVADLRGLVRYMFPGRFEPVKEIPEVPTIPAIFQDCILRVCGSPPGAISHLDSSYGDVHLLPWDHLERDHWSTGQAVLTYGRLSKIYSPKEVREQAKQAAERRKGGNDSQTEKDAETPREEPVVVRILCHNVEKLQVDQRSFRMGEIYCGKVWIPSVLRTRLGVDPHSAVKVCPVKCIPEVALAISLQPLQPLAESVGEEDVRSAFLGWLHARSHQPLACLTAQTSTVLLQCSEGKSEFILTVQKPEPDSQTKDKLFLLSTGVLYKADIQVMKECAPLDPTTAGRSGDELPLADSPSLSSLGGVEEAVATAMEHISHSLMRGPLCWELVSMGPGLRSGALLISGAKGSGKTTLSRALCRKAAEEMDAHVEVLDCRKLKGKRADTVRQRLGEVFEQAMWRQPSVVLLDDLDEVTGAAATAEQEQGQEAVLRLHIAQGLMDLVDEAVVRCSLVALLVTAQTEQSLHPTLTQVQGSHFFQSFCKIPTPDQVQRVDILRSLMNSKNITPEDCSGLDLEGIAMKTEGYLPQDLNLLLDRAVHASAVHGRGNGTSEGVRLSCGDFQQALQGFVPPSQWGARLQVPGEVGTERVGGLHQARQLLMDTILLPAKYPRLFSCLPIRQRSGVLLFGAPGTGKTLLAGAVAKESGMNFISIKGPELLSKYIGASEQAVREVFQRAQAAKPCVLFFDEFDSLAPRRGHDSTGVTDRVVNQLLTQLDGVEGLHGVYVLAATSRPDLIDPALLRPGRLDKSVYCPPPDREARKEILKALTHSVPLAADVDLEQIAVATELFTGADLKALLYNAQLEAIHNGLGPSLLPELGSGSDSDMSLSSLIFLNHSSGSDDSAGEGEGALEPPAGLPEQSELPAEDPRHNIWRLYFGSSFDSVESNSQCLSVPNSTTHELTGASGRDTACLHGPVLMSSVQEGFQELSPEQAERLKADVNGIKNGYRRSAEDSFLQQTGPSKPGLQICQSHLTSALASTRASITRQDWRRYTDLYESFGALRDSRPPGAALINPGQRVTLA; the protein is encoded by the exons ATGCTGGGGAGCTATGGCGTACAACCAATTATTCTGGCCTTTAACAACTCTAAAAACTGCTTTCTGCACTTGTCTGCAAACGTAGTCACTCAGCTCTGTCTGCAGGAG AACCAGGTTCTGGAACTCTCGTGTGGACTCGAGAGACCCGTGTTCCTCAGCTGGACAAAGGGCCGGACATCATCCCAGGAGCACAGAGTTGAGCTGAGCAGACAGTTGGGGGAGACACTGGGCTTTCAGGAAGGGAAGCAG GGATCCCTGCGACCATGTCATCAGGTGCAGTCGGTTCACCAAGTGTTTGTAGAGCCTCTCTCCTCAGATGACTGGGAGATATTG GAGCTTCATAGCACCAGTTTGGAGCAGCACCTTTTAGACCAGATCCGAATAGTATTCAGTGATGGGGTGTTCCCCGTATGGGTTGACCAACGCACTGTCATCTACATCAAGATAA TCTCCCTGTCGCCGTCTGTGCCATATGGCCGTTTGGAGCGGTACACTGAACTGGTGGTCTCCCCCAAGTTTCCACGTGGAGGCAAACAGATTCCCCACGTGACCACAGTGGGTCCAGATCCAAGCAGCCCAGTCCAGCAGAGGGAGCAGAACTGTGACCTCACATCCACCTCCTCCATAACAACAGACTCTCTCCATGAGTCCTTTAACAATCGGGCAGGCCACTGGGGTGGAGTAGCTGATCTGAGGGGTCTGGTGAGATACATGTTCCCAGGCAGATTTGAACCCGTGAAAGAGATTCCAGAAGTCCCTACTATACCTGCCATCTTCCAGGACTGTATTCTTCGAGTTTGTGGATCTCCACCAGGGGCTATCAGCCACCTGGACTCAAGTTATGGAGATGTTCACCTGTTACCATGGGACCATCTGGAACGTGACCATTGGAGTACTGGACAGGCGGTCTTAACCTATGGTAGACTCTCTAAAATCTACTCTCCTAAAGAAGTGAGGGAGCAAGCCAAGCAAGCAGCAGAGAGGAGAAAGGGTGGAAACGACTCTCAGACTGAAAAAGATGCAGAAACCCCCAGGGAGGAGCCTGTGGTGGTCAGGATACTTTGCCATAATGTAGAGAAACTGCAAGTGGATCAAAGGTCCTTCAGAATGGGAGAAATCTACTGCGGGAAAGTTTGG ATTCCGAGCGTGTTACGTACAAGGTTGGGCGTGGACCCACATTCTGCTGTGAAAGTCTGTCCTGTGAAATGTATCCCAGAGGTGGCACTGGCTATTTCACTCCAGCCACTACAGCCATTA GCTGAGAGTGTGGGAGAGGAGGATGTTCGTTCTGCCTTCCTCGGTTGGCTGCATGCTCGGAGTCACCAGCCGTTGGCGTGTCTGACCGCGCAGACGAGCACCGTCCTCCTGCAGTGCTCTGAAG GAAAATCTGAATTCATCTTGACGGTACAGAAGCCTGAACCTGATTCCCAGACCAAGGATAAGCTCTTCCTCTTATCTACTGGTGTGCTCTACAAGGCAGACATCCAG GTAATGAAGGAGTGTGCACCTTTAGACCCCACGACTGCAGGACGCTCTGGTGATGAATTGCCTCTCGCTGACTCTCCCTCCCTGAGTTCTCTTGG aggggtggaggaggcggTTGCTACTGCTATGGAGCACATCTCCCACAGTCTGATGAGAGGCCCCCTCTGCTGGGAGCTCGTGTCCATGGGCCCTGGCCTCCGGAGTGGGGCCCTTCTCATCTCAGGAGCCAAG GGCAGTGGAAAGACTACTCTCTCCAGGGCTCTCTGTAGGAAGGCAGCGGAGGAGATGGACGCCCACGTCGAGGTGCTGGACTGCAGGAAGCTCAAAG GCAAACGTGCGGACACGGTGAGGCAGAGGCTGGGGGAGGTTTTTGAGCAGGCAATGTGGAGGCAGCCTTCTGTGGTCCTTCTGGATGACCTGGATGAAGTGACGGGGGCAGCCGCCACGGCCGAGCAAGAGCAGGGCCAGGAGGCTGTACTGCGTCTGCACATCGCGCAGG GCCTGATGGACTTGGTGGACGAGGCGGTGGTGCGATGCAGTCTTGTAGCTCTGCTGGTCACGGCACAGACTGAGCAGTCTCTTCACCCAACGCTGACGCAAGTGCAGGGCTCCCACTTCTTTCAGAGCTTCTGCAAGATCCCCACACCAGACCAG GTCCAGAGAGTGGACATCCTTAGATCTCTGATGAACAGTAAGAACATCACACCTGAAGACTGTTCAGGCCTTGATCTGGAAGGCATCGCCATGAAAACCGAGGGCTACCTTCCTCAAGACCTGAACCTTCTACTGGACCGAGCTGTCCATGCCAGTGCTGTACACGGCCGAGGCAATGGCACTAGTGAAG GTGTGCGTTTGAGCTGCGGGGACTTCCAGCAGGCCCTGCAGGGCTTCGTGCCTCCCTCCCAGTGGGGGGCACGGCTGCAGGTGCCCGGCGAGGTTGGCACGGAGCGTGTGGGCGGACTTCACCAGGCACGCCAGCTTCTGATGGACACCATCCTGCTTCCTGCCAAG tacCCACGGCTTTTCTCCTGTCTGCCAATTCGCCAGCGCTCAGGGGTGCTCCTCTTCGGGGCGCCTGGCACAGGCAAGACGTTGCTAGCCGGAGCCGTGGCCAAAGAGAGCGGCATGAATTTCATCAGCATCAAG GGTCCCGAGCTCCTCAGTAAGTACATCGGTGCCAGTGAACAGGCAGTGCGGGAGGTGTTCCAGAG GGCCCAAGCGGCGAAGCCCTGCGTCCTGTTCTTCGATGAGTTTGACTCCCTTGCACCGCGCAGAGGTCACGACAGCACAGGTGTCACTGACCGAGTGGTCAACCAACTGCTCACACAGCTGGACGGAGTGGAGGGTCTACACG GGGTGTACGTTCTGGCAGCCACCAGCCGTCCTGACCTGATCGACCCCGCCCTGCTGAGGCCCGGGAGGCTGGACAAGTCTGTGTACTGCCCTCCCCCAGACCGG GAGGCCCGGAAGGAGATTCTGAAGGCCCTGACCCACTCTGTGCCACTGGCTGCAGACGTGGACCTGGAGCAGATCGCTGTGGCCACCGAACTCTTCACAGGAGCGGACCTCAAAGCGCTGCTGTACAATGCCCAACTGGAGGCCATTCACAACGGCTTGGGCCCCAGCCTGCTTCCC GAACTGGGCTCGGGATCGGACAGCGACATGAGTCTCTCCTCGCTGATCTTCCTCAACCACAGCAGCGGCTCGGACGACTCCGCCGGGGAGGGCGAGGGCGCGCTGGAGCCCCCTGCTGGCCTGCCGGAGCAGAGCGAGCTGCCCGCAGAAGACCCGCGGCACAACATCTGGCGTCTGTACTTCGGCAGCTCCTTCGATTCGGTGGAATCG AATTCCCAGTGCCTGTCGGTACCCAACTCAACCACCCACGAGCTGACTGGTGCCTCAGGGAGAGACACGGCCTGCCTCCATGGTCCCGTGCTCATGTCCTCCGTGCAGGAGGGCTTCCAGGAGCTGAGCCCAGAGCAGGCGGAGCGACTCAAGGCTGACGTGAATGGCATCAAAAACGGCTACCGCAGGAGTGCA gaggactCCTTTTTGCAGCAAACAGGCCCCAGTAAGCCAGGCCTCCAGATATGTCAGTCACACCTGACCTCAGCACTGGCCAGCACTAGAGCCTCCATTACCAGGCAGGACTGGAGGAGGTACACTGACCT CTACGAGTCCTTTGGTGCCTTAAGAGACAGCAGGCCTCCAGGAGCAGCCCTGATTAACCCAGGCCAGCGAGTAACCCTGGCCTGa
- the pex1 gene encoding peroxisomal ATPase PEX1 isoform X1 gives MLGSYGVQPIILAFNNSKNCFLHLSANVVTQLCLQENQVLELSCGLERPVFLSWTKGRTSSQEHRVELSRQLGETLGFQEGKQGSLRPCHQVQSVHQVFVEPLSSDDWEILELHSTSLEQHLLDQIRIVFSDGVFPVWVDQRTVIYIKIISLSPSVPYGRLERYTELVVSPKFPRGGKQIPHVTTVGPDPSSPVQQREQNCDLTSTSSITTDSLHESFNNRAGHWGGVADLRGLVRYMFPGRFEPVKEIPEVPTIPAIFQDCILRVCGSPPGAISHLDSSYGDVHLLPWDHLERDHWSTGQAVLTYGRLSKIYSPKEVREQAKQAAERRKGGNDSQTEKDAETPREEPVVVRILCHNVEKLQVDQRSFRMGEIYCGKVWIPSVLRTRLGVDPHSAVKVCPVKCIPEVALAISLQPLQPLAESVGEEDVRSAFLGWLHARSHQPLACLTAQTSTVLLQCSEGKSEFILTVQKPEPDSQTKDKLFLLSTGVLYKADIQVMKECAPLDPTTAGRSGDELPLADSPSLSSLGGVEEAVATAMEHISHSLMRGPLCWELVSMGPGLRSGALLISGAKGSGKTTLSRALCRKAAEEMDAHVEVLDCRKLKGKRADTVRQRLGEVFEQAMWRQPSVVLLDDLDEVTGAAATAEQEQGQEAVLRLHIAQGLMDLVDEAVVRCSLVALLVTAQTEQSLHPTLTQVQGSHFFQSFCKIPTPDQVQRVDILRSLMNSKNITPEDCSGLDLEGIAMKTEGYLPQDLNLLLDRAVHASAVHGRGNGTSEGVRLSCGDFQQALQGFVPPSQWGARLQVPGEVGTERVGGLHQARQLLMDTILLPAKYPRLFSCLPIRQRSGVLLFGAPGTGKTLLAGAVAKESGMNFISIKGPELLSKYIGASEQAVREVFQRAQAAKPCVLFFDEFDSLAPRRGHDSTGVTDRVVNQLLTQLDGVEGLHVVVRAVQTQTWAGAACASESATRVLRLTPTVLFLVVSGVYVLAATSRPDLIDPALLRPGRLDKSVYCPPPDREARKEILKALTHSVPLAADVDLEQIAVATELFTGADLKALLYNAQLEAIHNGLGPSLLPELGSGSDSDMSLSSLIFLNHSSGSDDSAGEGEGALEPPAGLPEQSELPAEDPRHNIWRLYFGSSFDSVESNSQCLSVPNSTTHELTGASGRDTACLHGPVLMSSVQEGFQELSPEQAERLKADVNGIKNGYRRSAEDSFLQQTGPSKPGLQICQSHLTSALASTRASITRQDWRRYTDLYESFGALRDSRPPGAALINPGQRVTLA, from the exons ATGCTGGGGAGCTATGGCGTACAACCAATTATTCTGGCCTTTAACAACTCTAAAAACTGCTTTCTGCACTTGTCTGCAAACGTAGTCACTCAGCTCTGTCTGCAGGAG AACCAGGTTCTGGAACTCTCGTGTGGACTCGAGAGACCCGTGTTCCTCAGCTGGACAAAGGGCCGGACATCATCCCAGGAGCACAGAGTTGAGCTGAGCAGACAGTTGGGGGAGACACTGGGCTTTCAGGAAGGGAAGCAG GGATCCCTGCGACCATGTCATCAGGTGCAGTCGGTTCACCAAGTGTTTGTAGAGCCTCTCTCCTCAGATGACTGGGAGATATTG GAGCTTCATAGCACCAGTTTGGAGCAGCACCTTTTAGACCAGATCCGAATAGTATTCAGTGATGGGGTGTTCCCCGTATGGGTTGACCAACGCACTGTCATCTACATCAAGATAA TCTCCCTGTCGCCGTCTGTGCCATATGGCCGTTTGGAGCGGTACACTGAACTGGTGGTCTCCCCCAAGTTTCCACGTGGAGGCAAACAGATTCCCCACGTGACCACAGTGGGTCCAGATCCAAGCAGCCCAGTCCAGCAGAGGGAGCAGAACTGTGACCTCACATCCACCTCCTCCATAACAACAGACTCTCTCCATGAGTCCTTTAACAATCGGGCAGGCCACTGGGGTGGAGTAGCTGATCTGAGGGGTCTGGTGAGATACATGTTCCCAGGCAGATTTGAACCCGTGAAAGAGATTCCAGAAGTCCCTACTATACCTGCCATCTTCCAGGACTGTATTCTTCGAGTTTGTGGATCTCCACCAGGGGCTATCAGCCACCTGGACTCAAGTTATGGAGATGTTCACCTGTTACCATGGGACCATCTGGAACGTGACCATTGGAGTACTGGACAGGCGGTCTTAACCTATGGTAGACTCTCTAAAATCTACTCTCCTAAAGAAGTGAGGGAGCAAGCCAAGCAAGCAGCAGAGAGGAGAAAGGGTGGAAACGACTCTCAGACTGAAAAAGATGCAGAAACCCCCAGGGAGGAGCCTGTGGTGGTCAGGATACTTTGCCATAATGTAGAGAAACTGCAAGTGGATCAAAGGTCCTTCAGAATGGGAGAAATCTACTGCGGGAAAGTTTGG ATTCCGAGCGTGTTACGTACAAGGTTGGGCGTGGACCCACATTCTGCTGTGAAAGTCTGTCCTGTGAAATGTATCCCAGAGGTGGCACTGGCTATTTCACTCCAGCCACTACAGCCATTA GCTGAGAGTGTGGGAGAGGAGGATGTTCGTTCTGCCTTCCTCGGTTGGCTGCATGCTCGGAGTCACCAGCCGTTGGCGTGTCTGACCGCGCAGACGAGCACCGTCCTCCTGCAGTGCTCTGAAG GAAAATCTGAATTCATCTTGACGGTACAGAAGCCTGAACCTGATTCCCAGACCAAGGATAAGCTCTTCCTCTTATCTACTGGTGTGCTCTACAAGGCAGACATCCAG GTAATGAAGGAGTGTGCACCTTTAGACCCCACGACTGCAGGACGCTCTGGTGATGAATTGCCTCTCGCTGACTCTCCCTCCCTGAGTTCTCTTGG aggggtggaggaggcggTTGCTACTGCTATGGAGCACATCTCCCACAGTCTGATGAGAGGCCCCCTCTGCTGGGAGCTCGTGTCCATGGGCCCTGGCCTCCGGAGTGGGGCCCTTCTCATCTCAGGAGCCAAG GGCAGTGGAAAGACTACTCTCTCCAGGGCTCTCTGTAGGAAGGCAGCGGAGGAGATGGACGCCCACGTCGAGGTGCTGGACTGCAGGAAGCTCAAAG GCAAACGTGCGGACACGGTGAGGCAGAGGCTGGGGGAGGTTTTTGAGCAGGCAATGTGGAGGCAGCCTTCTGTGGTCCTTCTGGATGACCTGGATGAAGTGACGGGGGCAGCCGCCACGGCCGAGCAAGAGCAGGGCCAGGAGGCTGTACTGCGTCTGCACATCGCGCAGG GCCTGATGGACTTGGTGGACGAGGCGGTGGTGCGATGCAGTCTTGTAGCTCTGCTGGTCACGGCACAGACTGAGCAGTCTCTTCACCCAACGCTGACGCAAGTGCAGGGCTCCCACTTCTTTCAGAGCTTCTGCAAGATCCCCACACCAGACCAG GTCCAGAGAGTGGACATCCTTAGATCTCTGATGAACAGTAAGAACATCACACCTGAAGACTGTTCAGGCCTTGATCTGGAAGGCATCGCCATGAAAACCGAGGGCTACCTTCCTCAAGACCTGAACCTTCTACTGGACCGAGCTGTCCATGCCAGTGCTGTACACGGCCGAGGCAATGGCACTAGTGAAG GTGTGCGTTTGAGCTGCGGGGACTTCCAGCAGGCCCTGCAGGGCTTCGTGCCTCCCTCCCAGTGGGGGGCACGGCTGCAGGTGCCCGGCGAGGTTGGCACGGAGCGTGTGGGCGGACTTCACCAGGCACGCCAGCTTCTGATGGACACCATCCTGCTTCCTGCCAAG tacCCACGGCTTTTCTCCTGTCTGCCAATTCGCCAGCGCTCAGGGGTGCTCCTCTTCGGGGCGCCTGGCACAGGCAAGACGTTGCTAGCCGGAGCCGTGGCCAAAGAGAGCGGCATGAATTTCATCAGCATCAAG GGTCCCGAGCTCCTCAGTAAGTACATCGGTGCCAGTGAACAGGCAGTGCGGGAGGTGTTCCAGAG GGCCCAAGCGGCGAAGCCCTGCGTCCTGTTCTTCGATGAGTTTGACTCCCTTGCACCGCGCAGAGGTCACGACAGCACAGGTGTCACTGACCGAGTGGTCAACCAACTGCTCACACAGCTGGACGGAGTGGAGGGTCTACACG TGGTTGTGCGTGCGGTTCAGACCCAGACGTGGGCTGGGGCAGCGTGCGCTTCAGAGTCCGCCACCcgtgttctgcgtctcacaccCACTGTCCTCTTTCTCGTGGTGTCAGGGGTGTACGTTCTGGCAGCCACCAGCCGTCCTGACCTGATCGACCCCGCCCTGCTGAGGCCCGGGAGGCTGGACAAGTCTGTGTACTGCCCTCCCCCAGACCGG GAGGCCCGGAAGGAGATTCTGAAGGCCCTGACCCACTCTGTGCCACTGGCTGCAGACGTGGACCTGGAGCAGATCGCTGTGGCCACCGAACTCTTCACAGGAGCGGACCTCAAAGCGCTGCTGTACAATGCCCAACTGGAGGCCATTCACAACGGCTTGGGCCCCAGCCTGCTTCCC GAACTGGGCTCGGGATCGGACAGCGACATGAGTCTCTCCTCGCTGATCTTCCTCAACCACAGCAGCGGCTCGGACGACTCCGCCGGGGAGGGCGAGGGCGCGCTGGAGCCCCCTGCTGGCCTGCCGGAGCAGAGCGAGCTGCCCGCAGAAGACCCGCGGCACAACATCTGGCGTCTGTACTTCGGCAGCTCCTTCGATTCGGTGGAATCG AATTCCCAGTGCCTGTCGGTACCCAACTCAACCACCCACGAGCTGACTGGTGCCTCAGGGAGAGACACGGCCTGCCTCCATGGTCCCGTGCTCATGTCCTCCGTGCAGGAGGGCTTCCAGGAGCTGAGCCCAGAGCAGGCGGAGCGACTCAAGGCTGACGTGAATGGCATCAAAAACGGCTACCGCAGGAGTGCA gaggactCCTTTTTGCAGCAAACAGGCCCCAGTAAGCCAGGCCTCCAGATATGTCAGTCACACCTGACCTCAGCACTGGCCAGCACTAGAGCCTCCATTACCAGGCAGGACTGGAGGAGGTACACTGACCT CTACGAGTCCTTTGGTGCCTTAAGAGACAGCAGGCCTCCAGGAGCAGCCCTGATTAACCCAGGCCAGCGAGTAACCCTGGCCTGa
- the pex1 gene encoding peroxisomal ATPase PEX1 isoform X3 — protein sequence MLGSYGVQPIILAFNNSKNCFLHLSANVVTQLCLQENQVLELSCGLERPVFLSWTKGRTSSQEHRVELSRQLGETLGFQEGKQGSLRPCHQVQSVHQVFVEPLSSDDWEILELHSTSLEQHLLDQIRIVFSDGVFPVWVDQRTVIYIKIISLSPSVPYGRLERYTELVVSPKFPRGGKQIPHVTTVGPDPSSPVQQREQNCDLTSTSSITTDSLHESFNNRAGHWGGVADLRGLVRYMFPGRFEPVKEIPEVPTIPAIFQDCILRVCGSPPGAISHLDSSYGDVHLLPWDHLERDHWSTGQAVLTYGRLSKIYSPKEVREQAKQAAERRKGGNDSQTEKDAETPREEPVVVRILCHNVEKLQVDQRSFRMGEIYCGKVWIPSVLRTRLGVDPHSAVKVCPVKCIPEVALAISLQPLQPLAESVGEEDVRSAFLGWLHARSHQPLACLTAQTSTVLLQCSEGKSEFILTVQKPEPDSQTKDKLFLLSTGVLYKADIQVMKECAPLDPTTAGRSGDELPLADSPSLSSLGGVEEAVATAMEHISHSLMRGPLCWELVSMGPGLRSGALLISGAKGSGKTTLSRALCRKAAEEMDAHVEVLDCRKLKGKRADTVRQRLGEVFEQAMWRQPSVVLLDDLDEVTGAAATAEQEQGQEAVLRLHIAQGLMDLVDEAVVRCSLVALLVTAQTEQSLHPTLTQVQGSHFFQSFCKIPTPDQVQRVDILRSLMNSKNITPEDCSGLDLEGIAMKTEGYLPQDLNLLLDRAVHASAVHGRGNGTSEGVRLSCGDFQQALQGFVPPSQWGARLQVPGEVGTERVGGLHQARQLLMDTILLPAKYPRLFSCLPIRQRSGVLLFGAPGTGKTLLAGAVAKESGMNFISIKGPELLSKYIGASEQAVREVFQRAQAAKPCVLFFDEFDSLAPRRGHDSTGVTDRVVNQLLTQLDGVEGLHVVVRAVQTQTWAGAACASESATRVLRLTPTVLFLVVSGVYVLAATSRPDLIDPALLRPGRLDKSVYCPPPDREARKEILKALTHSVPLAADVDLEQIAVATELFTGADLKALLYNAQLEAIHNGLGPSLLPQRLGRLRRGGRGRAGAPCWPAGAERAARRRPAAQHLASVLRQLLRFGGIEFPVPVGTQLNHPRADWCLRERHGLPPWSRAHVLRAGGLPGAEPRAGGATQG from the exons ATGCTGGGGAGCTATGGCGTACAACCAATTATTCTGGCCTTTAACAACTCTAAAAACTGCTTTCTGCACTTGTCTGCAAACGTAGTCACTCAGCTCTGTCTGCAGGAG AACCAGGTTCTGGAACTCTCGTGTGGACTCGAGAGACCCGTGTTCCTCAGCTGGACAAAGGGCCGGACATCATCCCAGGAGCACAGAGTTGAGCTGAGCAGACAGTTGGGGGAGACACTGGGCTTTCAGGAAGGGAAGCAG GGATCCCTGCGACCATGTCATCAGGTGCAGTCGGTTCACCAAGTGTTTGTAGAGCCTCTCTCCTCAGATGACTGGGAGATATTG GAGCTTCATAGCACCAGTTTGGAGCAGCACCTTTTAGACCAGATCCGAATAGTATTCAGTGATGGGGTGTTCCCCGTATGGGTTGACCAACGCACTGTCATCTACATCAAGATAA TCTCCCTGTCGCCGTCTGTGCCATATGGCCGTTTGGAGCGGTACACTGAACTGGTGGTCTCCCCCAAGTTTCCACGTGGAGGCAAACAGATTCCCCACGTGACCACAGTGGGTCCAGATCCAAGCAGCCCAGTCCAGCAGAGGGAGCAGAACTGTGACCTCACATCCACCTCCTCCATAACAACAGACTCTCTCCATGAGTCCTTTAACAATCGGGCAGGCCACTGGGGTGGAGTAGCTGATCTGAGGGGTCTGGTGAGATACATGTTCCCAGGCAGATTTGAACCCGTGAAAGAGATTCCAGAAGTCCCTACTATACCTGCCATCTTCCAGGACTGTATTCTTCGAGTTTGTGGATCTCCACCAGGGGCTATCAGCCACCTGGACTCAAGTTATGGAGATGTTCACCTGTTACCATGGGACCATCTGGAACGTGACCATTGGAGTACTGGACAGGCGGTCTTAACCTATGGTAGACTCTCTAAAATCTACTCTCCTAAAGAAGTGAGGGAGCAAGCCAAGCAAGCAGCAGAGAGGAGAAAGGGTGGAAACGACTCTCAGACTGAAAAAGATGCAGAAACCCCCAGGGAGGAGCCTGTGGTGGTCAGGATACTTTGCCATAATGTAGAGAAACTGCAAGTGGATCAAAGGTCCTTCAGAATGGGAGAAATCTACTGCGGGAAAGTTTGG ATTCCGAGCGTGTTACGTACAAGGTTGGGCGTGGACCCACATTCTGCTGTGAAAGTCTGTCCTGTGAAATGTATCCCAGAGGTGGCACTGGCTATTTCACTCCAGCCACTACAGCCATTA GCTGAGAGTGTGGGAGAGGAGGATGTTCGTTCTGCCTTCCTCGGTTGGCTGCATGCTCGGAGTCACCAGCCGTTGGCGTGTCTGACCGCGCAGACGAGCACCGTCCTCCTGCAGTGCTCTGAAG GAAAATCTGAATTCATCTTGACGGTACAGAAGCCTGAACCTGATTCCCAGACCAAGGATAAGCTCTTCCTCTTATCTACTGGTGTGCTCTACAAGGCAGACATCCAG GTAATGAAGGAGTGTGCACCTTTAGACCCCACGACTGCAGGACGCTCTGGTGATGAATTGCCTCTCGCTGACTCTCCCTCCCTGAGTTCTCTTGG aggggtggaggaggcggTTGCTACTGCTATGGAGCACATCTCCCACAGTCTGATGAGAGGCCCCCTCTGCTGGGAGCTCGTGTCCATGGGCCCTGGCCTCCGGAGTGGGGCCCTTCTCATCTCAGGAGCCAAG GGCAGTGGAAAGACTACTCTCTCCAGGGCTCTCTGTAGGAAGGCAGCGGAGGAGATGGACGCCCACGTCGAGGTGCTGGACTGCAGGAAGCTCAAAG GCAAACGTGCGGACACGGTGAGGCAGAGGCTGGGGGAGGTTTTTGAGCAGGCAATGTGGAGGCAGCCTTCTGTGGTCCTTCTGGATGACCTGGATGAAGTGACGGGGGCAGCCGCCACGGCCGAGCAAGAGCAGGGCCAGGAGGCTGTACTGCGTCTGCACATCGCGCAGG GCCTGATGGACTTGGTGGACGAGGCGGTGGTGCGATGCAGTCTTGTAGCTCTGCTGGTCACGGCACAGACTGAGCAGTCTCTTCACCCAACGCTGACGCAAGTGCAGGGCTCCCACTTCTTTCAGAGCTTCTGCAAGATCCCCACACCAGACCAG GTCCAGAGAGTGGACATCCTTAGATCTCTGATGAACAGTAAGAACATCACACCTGAAGACTGTTCAGGCCTTGATCTGGAAGGCATCGCCATGAAAACCGAGGGCTACCTTCCTCAAGACCTGAACCTTCTACTGGACCGAGCTGTCCATGCCAGTGCTGTACACGGCCGAGGCAATGGCACTAGTGAAG GTGTGCGTTTGAGCTGCGGGGACTTCCAGCAGGCCCTGCAGGGCTTCGTGCCTCCCTCCCAGTGGGGGGCACGGCTGCAGGTGCCCGGCGAGGTTGGCACGGAGCGTGTGGGCGGACTTCACCAGGCACGCCAGCTTCTGATGGACACCATCCTGCTTCCTGCCAAG tacCCACGGCTTTTCTCCTGTCTGCCAATTCGCCAGCGCTCAGGGGTGCTCCTCTTCGGGGCGCCTGGCACAGGCAAGACGTTGCTAGCCGGAGCCGTGGCCAAAGAGAGCGGCATGAATTTCATCAGCATCAAG GGTCCCGAGCTCCTCAGTAAGTACATCGGTGCCAGTGAACAGGCAGTGCGGGAGGTGTTCCAGAG GGCCCAAGCGGCGAAGCCCTGCGTCCTGTTCTTCGATGAGTTTGACTCCCTTGCACCGCGCAGAGGTCACGACAGCACAGGTGTCACTGACCGAGTGGTCAACCAACTGCTCACACAGCTGGACGGAGTGGAGGGTCTACACG TGGTTGTGCGTGCGGTTCAGACCCAGACGTGGGCTGGGGCAGCGTGCGCTTCAGAGTCCGCCACCcgtgttctgcgtctcacaccCACTGTCCTCTTTCTCGTGGTGTCAGGGGTGTACGTTCTGGCAGCCACCAGCCGTCCTGACCTGATCGACCCCGCCCTGCTGAGGCCCGGGAGGCTGGACAAGTCTGTGTACTGCCCTCCCCCAGACCGG GAGGCCCGGAAGGAGATTCTGAAGGCCCTGACCCACTCTGTGCCACTGGCTGCAGACGTGGACCTGGAGCAGATCGCTGTGGCCACCGAACTCTTCACAGGAGCGGACCTCAAAGCGCTGCTGTACAATGCCCAACTGGAGGCCATTCACAACGGCTTGGGCCCCAGCCTGCTTCCC CAGCGGCTCGGACGACTCCGCCGGGGAGGGCGAGGGCGCGCTGGAGCCCCCTGCTGGCCTGCCGGAGCAGAGCGAGCTGCCCGCAGAAGACCCGCGGCACAACATCTGGCGTCTGTACTTCGGCAGCTCCTTCGATTCGGTGGAATCG AATTCCCAGTGCCTGTCGGTACCCAACTCAACCACCCACGAGCTGACTGGTGCCTCAGGGAGAGACACGGCCTGCCTCCATGGTCCCGTGCTCATGTCCTCCGTGCAGGAGGGCTTCCAGGAGCTGAGCCCAGAGCAGGCGGAGCGACTCAAGGCTGA